The DNA window AGCGATGCCGCTGCGGCGTTGCAGGCGGTAGCAGCGCCGCTCGCCGCGAGCATCGGCTACGATTCGGCGGACGCGCTCTACCAGGCACTCCTTGCGCGCGAGGCGGCGCATACGACGGCACTCGACTGCGGGGTCGCGGCGCCACACGCAACGGTGGAAGGCGTGCCGGAACCCGTCGTAATGATTGCGACTGCGGCCGAGCCGATCGGGTTCGGGCCCGGGGCCGATGAGCCCGTGCGCCTGCTCTTCGTCCTGCTCTCGCCGCCCGCGCAGGCCGGGCTGCACATCCGACTGCTCGCACGCATCGCGCGCGTCGTCCGCAGACCGGGTCTGATCGACCAGCTCGCGGCTTCAACTACCCCTGCGGAGCTGCTCGCGCATCTGGCCGATGCCGAGCCCCAGCTCGCGTGATCCCATGCAGCTACTCGTCTGTGTAATCAACCAGGAGAACAAGCTGGACGACATCCTGTCCGGCTTTCTCGAGCTCGGCATCACGGGTGCCACGGTCATCAGCAGTGAAGGCATGGCGCGCGTGCTGTCGCACGATGTCCCCGTATTTGCCGGCCTCCAGACACTCATCTCGCGCGCGCGACCGCAGAACCAGACGATCTTCAGCGTCATGGAGGATGAAAAGGTCGAGGGCGCTCTCGGGCTCCTGAAGGAGATCTGCGGCAACTTCGCCGATCCTGCGACCGGCATTGCGTTCACCGTTCCGGTCGGCCGCGTGGTCGGCCTGGCGCCGGAGCTCGGGCAGGACGGTCTCTGAGTGAACGCGCTGATTGGCGCGCTTGCCCTTTTCCTGCTCGGCCTCGCGGGCGCGCGCCTGTCGTTCACGACGGCGGGCATGCCGCTGGGTGCGCGGTTCCTGTTCGTCACGGGCGCGCATTTCCTGCTCATCGGCTTTCTGCTCGGCCCCGTCATCGGGCTGCTCACGCGCGACGTCATCTATGCGTTCTACCCGCTGCTCGCGCTGGGCCTTGCGTGGGTAGGCCTGCTCTTCGGGATGCAGCTCGAGGTACGCCAGCTGCGGCGCTTCCCGCGCTCGCTGACGCTGGCCGCGCTGCTGCAGGCCGGGATCGCGTTCCTGGTGTTCTACCTGATCGCGCTGGTCGCAGTGCTGCCGTTCTTCGCGGTCGACCAGCCGACGCAGGCCGTGCTGCTGGCGGCGGCCGCGACGGCGTGTGTCTCGAGCCCGCTCGGTGTGTCGACGGTCGCCGTGAACGTGCGCGGGCGGACGAGCGAGCTGCTGCTCTACTTCGCCAGCCTCGACGGCATCGTCGGCATCGTGGCGCTGCAGCTCATCTTCGCGCTCTACCATCCGCTCCGGAGCAGCGGCCTCAACGTGGCCGCGGGAGCGGAGTGGATCGTGATCGCGGTGGGTGTTGCCGCCGTCTTCGCGATCTTCCTGCTCTGGCTGACGCGGCCCAAGCCGGACAGTGACGAGCTCATGCTGTTCCTGCTCGGTGCGGCACTCTTCCTCGGCGGGGCCTCGCTGTATCTCGGCATCTCGACGCTGTTCGTCGCGATGATCGCCGGTGCG is part of the Longimicrobiales bacterium genome and encodes:
- a CDS encoding PTS sugar transporter subunit IIA, yielding MRIHDYVTPDRVLLGVRASDAAAALQAVAAPLAASIGYDSADALYQALLAREAAHTTALDCGVAAPHATVEGVPEPVVMIATAAEPIGFGPGADEPVRLLFVLLSPPAQAGLHIRLLARIARVVRRPGLIDQLAASTTPAELLAHLADAEPQLA
- a CDS encoding cation:proton antiporter; its protein translation is MNALIGALALFLLGLAGARLSFTTAGMPLGARFLFVTGAHFLLIGFLLGPVIGLLTRDVIYAFYPLLALGLAWVGLLFGMQLEVRQLRRFPRSLTLAALLQAGIAFLVFYLIALVAVLPFFAVDQPTQAVLLAAAATACVSSPLGVSTVAVNVRGRTSELLLYFASLDGIVGIVALQLIFALYHPLRSSGLNVAAGAEWIVIAVGVAAVFAIFLLWLTRPKPDSDELMLFLLGAALFLGGASLYLGISTLFVAMIAGALIGNLSPLRRRIFTTLREWEKPIYVILLLLLGALVAPRNWVVLPLALGYTVVRLIAKLTGAWVAARAIRPLLQVPDTLGLGLITQGGMSLAIALAIVLAYGGLAGASTELVNFTSAVVIGVVLSEVIGPFLTRHLLSSAGELQGTEAAARAAAATGQ